One Enterococcus silesiacus genomic window carries:
- a CDS encoding sugar ABC transporter substrate-binding protein — MKRNMKKLLTLGVTMTAAAFLLAACGGGSSDEKAADGNENASIKLWVDVAFVDTYKPLVEQFEKEHKDWKVTIKPSESATAQENLKKDPSAAADVFMMPHDQLGQMVDAGIIYANTKYEDSVKENSTESAVEAATYDGKLYGYPYGVESQILYYNKEKLAEGDVKSWETLTAKGKLGANFGEAGANYIFTPLFMSNGDELYGKNGEDINGTNFNNDKGEQVLKWIRAQKDNAGVVQSNADALSNLGNGKIDAFLSGPWSKLDVEKALGDNFAVAPYPTVDLGNGPVQQKAFLGVKLFGVNASTKSPVAAMALADFLTNKENQLTVFEKNGTVPANKDAQTDDKVTSDKVAEAVMTMSDADHSVVMPKLPAMVSFWGPADAVINDTYNGKIAEDQYLPKLDKLVKDTSKSEK, encoded by the coding sequence ATGAAAAGAAATATGAAAAAGCTTTTGACATTAGGGGTAACAATGACAGCGGCGGCGTTTTTACTTGCTGCTTGTGGCGGAGGTTCGTCGGATGAAAAAGCTGCTGATGGAAATGAAAACGCTTCTATAAAGTTGTGGGTGGATGTTGCCTTTGTTGATACGTATAAACCATTAGTAGAACAATTTGAAAAAGAACACAAAGACTGGAAAGTTACGATCAAGCCAAGTGAATCTGCCACAGCTCAAGAAAATTTGAAGAAAGATCCTAGTGCCGCAGCCGATGTTTTCATGATGCCGCATGATCAATTGGGGCAAATGGTGGATGCGGGAATTATTTATGCCAATACAAAATACGAAGATAGTGTGAAAGAAAATAGTACGGAAAGTGCTGTCGAAGCTGCAACGTATGACGGTAAGTTATACGGTTACCCATACGGTGTTGAATCACAAATTTTATATTATAACAAAGAAAAACTAGCTGAAGGCGATGTGAAGAGTTGGGAAACATTGACTGCTAAAGGTAAGCTCGGTGCGAACTTTGGTGAAGCAGGGGCCAACTATATCTTCACGCCATTGTTCATGTCAAATGGCGATGAGTTGTATGGTAAAAATGGCGAAGATATCAACGGAACGAACTTTAATAATGATAAAGGTGAACAAGTCTTAAAATGGATTCGCGCACAAAAAGACAACGCTGGTGTTGTTCAATCAAATGCAGACGCACTTTCTAATTTAGGTAATGGTAAAATCGATGCTTTCTTATCTGGTCCATGGTCTAAGTTGGATGTAGAAAAAGCATTAGGAGATAATTTTGCAGTAGCGCCATATCCTACCGTTGATTTGGGCAATGGTCCCGTTCAACAAAAAGCGTTCTTAGGCGTGAAATTATTTGGGGTGAATGCTTCAACCAAAAGTCCTGTAGCAGCAATGGCATTGGCTGATTTCTTAACGAATAAAGAAAACCAACTAACTGTTTTTGAAAAAAATGGAACAGTACCTGCCAATAAAGATGCCCAAACAGATGATAAAGTAACCTCTGATAAAGTAGCCGAAGCAGTGATGACCATGAGTGATGCTGATCATTCTGTTGTGATGCCAAAACTTCCAGCGATGGTTTCTTTCTGGGGACCGGCTGATGCAGTGATTAATGACACGTATAACGGTAAAATTGCTGAGGATCAATACTTACCAAAATTGGATAAATTAGTGAAAGATACGAGTAAATCAGAAAAATAA
- a CDS encoding sugar ABC transporter permease: MKLKAKADGPITFRELFKKGDTPIKLSYIFMGTANLLNGQIIKGLAFLALEIGFVAWLVVNGFHALSMLQSLGTKSQGWVMDESLGIEVQQPGDNSMLLLLFGIAAIILIFLFVFLYIVNLRSARKIFTLKQAGQSLPTLKEDLNSLLNEKFYITLMSIPLLGVLAFTILPLLYMISIAFTSYDHNHLPPKNLFHWVGFANFSNVITGDIAGTFFPVLTWTLIWAVLATATTFFFGILLALLINAKGVKGKKVWRTIFVITMAVPQFVSLLLMANLFNGSGPVNAMLQNWGLIDQPIPFLTDALLAKVTVIFVNMWVGIPVTMLVATGIITNLPTDQIEAAEIDGANKFQIFRNITFPQILFVMAPSLIQQFIGNINNFNVIFLLTGGQPANSNFHSAGETDLLVTWLYKLTVTAADYNLASVIGIIIFVLSAVFSLFAYTRSSSFKTEGA, from the coding sequence ATGAAACTAAAAGCGAAAGCCGATGGGCCGATTACTTTTAGAGAGTTGTTTAAAAAAGGGGACACACCGATCAAGCTTTCTTATATTTTTATGGGAACAGCTAATCTTTTAAATGGACAAATTATCAAAGGGTTGGCGTTTTTAGCGTTGGAGATAGGGTTTGTGGCGTGGCTGGTCGTAAATGGATTCCATGCGTTGTCGATGTTGCAATCATTGGGAACGAAATCTCAAGGTTGGGTCATGGACGAATCGTTAGGAATCGAAGTGCAGCAGCCGGGTGATAACTCGATGTTGCTGTTGTTGTTTGGAATCGCTGCAATTATTCTTATTTTTCTTTTTGTTTTTCTGTACATCGTAAATCTAAGAAGTGCGCGTAAAATTTTTACATTAAAACAAGCTGGACAGTCTCTGCCGACACTTAAAGAAGATCTCAATAGTTTGTTGAATGAAAAATTTTATATTACGCTGATGAGTATTCCGTTATTAGGTGTACTAGCCTTTACGATCTTGCCTTTGCTTTATATGATTTCAATTGCGTTTACTAGCTATGATCATAATCATTTGCCACCTAAAAATTTATTCCATTGGGTCGGCTTTGCCAATTTTAGCAATGTGATCACAGGTGATATTGCTGGAACCTTTTTCCCAGTGCTTACTTGGACCTTGATTTGGGCAGTTTTGGCAACCGCGACAACGTTTTTCTTTGGGATTTTATTAGCGCTCTTGATCAATGCTAAAGGAGTCAAAGGGAAAAAAGTTTGGCGGACGATTTTCGTGATTACGATGGCGGTTCCACAATTTGTCAGTTTGTTATTGATGGCAAACTTGTTTAATGGTTCAGGACCAGTCAATGCGATGCTGCAGAATTGGGGCCTAATTGATCAGCCAATTCCTTTTTTAACAGATGCACTACTCGCAAAAGTTACTGTTATCTTCGTGAATATGTGGGTTGGGATTCCAGTCACGATGTTAGTTGCAACGGGGATCATTACGAATTTACCGACAGATCAAATTGAAGCCGCTGAAATTGATGGGGCCAATAAATTTCAAATTTTTAGAAATATTACCTTCCCACAAATTTTGTTTGTGATGGCACCTAGTTTGATCCAACAGTTTATTGGAAACATCAATAATTTCAATGTGATTTTCTTGTTAACTGGCGGACAACCAGCGAACAGTAATTTTCACTCTGCCGGTGAGACAGATTTATTGGTCACGTGGTTGTATAAATTGACGGTAACCGCAGCCGATTATAATCTCGCTTCTGTAATTGGGATCATTATCTTTGTTCTTTCAGCTGTCTTCTCGCTATTTGCCTACACACGAAGCAGTTCATTTAAAACGGAAGGGGCGTAA
- a CDS encoding sugar ABC transporter permease, which produces MKSKKRKNLVLHYTLLTILSIVWIFPIVWIVLTSFRSEGGAFVTYFIPKQFTFENYKMLLTSSTYPFVQWFLNTLFVAVCSCILSTLITIAMAYSLSRLRFRARKPFLKLALVLNMFPGFMSMIAVYYILKAMNLTGSLLALILVYSSGAALGFYIAKGFFDTIPMALDESAMIDGASKFEIFTKITLPLSKPIIVYTALMAFMAPWMDFIFAKIILGDNVNKYTVAIGLFTMQTKDKIDQYFMAFTAGCVLIAVPITLLFIFMQKYYVEGITSGSVKG; this is translated from the coding sequence ATGAAATCGAAAAAAAGAAAAAATTTAGTCCTACATTATACGCTATTGACGATTTTGTCGATTGTTTGGATCTTCCCGATCGTTTGGATTGTTTTGACTAGCTTTAGAAGTGAGGGCGGAGCGTTTGTAACGTACTTTATACCAAAGCAGTTTACGTTTGAAAACTATAAAATGTTGTTGACAAGCTCAACGTATCCTTTTGTGCAATGGTTTTTAAATACGCTATTTGTAGCAGTTTGTAGTTGTATTTTATCAACATTGATCACAATTGCGATGGCTTATTCGTTAAGTCGTTTACGCTTTAGAGCGCGTAAACCATTTTTAAAATTAGCATTGGTGTTGAATATGTTTCCTGGTTTTATGAGTATGATCGCCGTTTATTATATTTTGAAGGCGATGAATTTAACAGGTAGTTTGTTAGCGTTGATTTTAGTTTATTCATCTGGAGCTGCCTTAGGTTTTTATATCGCAAAAGGCTTTTTCGATACTATTCCGATGGCGTTGGATGAGTCTGCGATGATCGATGGGGCGAGCAAGTTTGAGATCTTTACGAAAATCACGTTGCCGTTGAGTAAACCGATCATTGTTTATACAGCGTTGATGGCCTTTATGGCACCGTGGATGGATTTCATTTTTGCAAAAATTATTTTAGGGGATAATGTCAATAAATATACGGTGGCGATTGGTCTGTTCACAATGCAAACAAAGGATAAAATCGATCAATACTTTATGGCATTTACAGCTGGTTGTGTCTTGATCGCGGTACCGATCACGTTGTTGTTTATCTTTATGCAAAAGTATTATGTAGAAGGAATTACAAGTGGTTCTGTGAAAGGGTAA
- a CDS encoding NAD-binding protein: MNITIFGGSGFIGQKLSEELTNNGHNVTSISRKGKPADLSDSWAKKVHWFRSDILNDTYWHKALQEADWVIDTIGILFEHPRKKITYDRFILTPVQLILDYLNTHNPSAHFLFISANSAPFPLRKYMDAKLQAEQLIKENAQPHVIIYPSLVVDKKRYFSVISAFGIKVLKAIPGIKKLVRAYEPISREKLAIEINSVVEGKSSAYTQRQT, translated from the coding sequence ATGAATATAACTATATTTGGCGGAAGCGGCTTTATCGGACAAAAACTTTCTGAAGAATTAACGAACAATGGACATAACGTAACGAGTATTTCACGCAAAGGAAAACCCGCAGATCTATCAGATTCATGGGCTAAAAAAGTTCACTGGTTTCGTTCTGACATCTTAAACGATACTTATTGGCACAAGGCTCTTCAAGAAGCAGATTGGGTTATCGATACAATCGGAATTCTTTTTGAGCATCCGCGCAAAAAAATTACCTATGATCGCTTTATTTTGACGCCCGTCCAATTGATTTTAGATTACCTGAATACGCACAATCCGTCTGCCCACTTCTTGTTTATTTCAGCTAACAGCGCCCCATTTCCGTTAAGAAAGTACATGGATGCTAAACTGCAGGCAGAGCAACTGATCAAAGAAAATGCGCAGCCACACGTCATTATTTACCCAAGCCTAGTCGTAGATAAAAAACGCTATTTTTCCGTTATCAGCGCATTTGGTATTAAGGTTCTAAAAGCAATCCCTGGAATCAAAAAGCTCGTCCGTGCCTATGAACCAATTTCCAGAGAAAAGCTGGCAATAGAAATCAACAGTGTTGTAGAAGGAAAATCATCAGCTTACACTCAAAGACAGACATAA
- a CDS encoding hydrolase, whose amino-acid sequence MKVLTLNTHSWLENNPLEKLQQLVDHISKEEYALIALQEVNQRINSLPVVSTHNFHPTKHQQPIHEDNFAHLLVQLLKAQGHDYHWSWAYNHIGYDAYHEGVALLSKQPIQPKAVLVSKEKNPDDHHTRLLLIGQTKLADRPITVVCCHYSWWLESGGFSYEWQQTEQALKSQTLPLLLMGDFNNPASVAQTGYDLVLTSHLHLQDSFLTANKRIGEHTVEKAIDGWGENQEKLRIDYIFSSQELTISNYHIVFDGKQTPVISDHFGLAVTVN is encoded by the coding sequence ATGAAGGTACTAACATTGAACACCCACAGTTGGTTAGAAAATAACCCCTTAGAAAAATTACAGCAATTAGTGGACCACATCAGCAAAGAAGAATATGCATTGATCGCTCTACAAGAAGTCAACCAACGGATTAACAGCTTACCTGTGGTTTCAACGCATAACTTCCACCCAACAAAACATCAACAGCCGATCCACGAAGACAATTTTGCACATCTCTTGGTTCAGCTTTTAAAAGCACAGGGACATGACTATCACTGGAGCTGGGCATACAACCATATCGGTTACGACGCTTACCACGAAGGCGTTGCACTACTTTCCAAACAGCCGATCCAGCCAAAAGCTGTCTTAGTTTCCAAAGAAAAGAATCCAGATGACCATCACACTAGGCTGCTCCTCATAGGTCAGACCAAATTAGCGGACAGACCAATTACAGTAGTCTGTTGTCATTACTCTTGGTGGTTAGAATCTGGCGGCTTTTCATACGAATGGCAACAAACAGAGCAGGCATTAAAAAGCCAAACTTTGCCATTACTACTGATGGGCGATTTTAACAACCCAGCTTCGGTTGCTCAAACCGGCTACGACCTTGTCCTAACCAGCCACTTGCATTTGCAAGACAGTTTTTTAACAGCTAATAAAAGAATCGGTGAACACACTGTTGAAAAGGCCATAGATGGCTGGGGTGAAAATCAAGAGAAATTACGCATCGACTATATCTTTTCCTCGCAAGAGTTGACGATTTCTAATTACCACATCGTCTTTGACGGGAAACAGACCCCTGTGATCAGTGACCATTTCGGCTTAGCAGTAACAGTCAACTAA
- a CDS encoding PTS glucose/maltose transporter subunit IIBCA (phosphoenolpyruvate-dependent sugar phosphotransferase system; catalyzes the phosphorylation of incoming sugar substrates concomitant with their translocation across the cell membrane; IIB is phosphorylated by IIA and then transfers the phosphoryl group to the sugar; IIC forms the translocation channel), translating into MKKLLSFEFWQKFGKALMVVIAVMPAAGLMISIGKTIPLINPDWTALATTGGVIENIGWGVISNLHILFALAIGGSWAKERAGGAFAAGLSFILINRITGSIFGVTSDMLADDKTFTHTLFGTKIMVKGFFTSVLEAPALNMGVFVGIIAGFVGAMAFNKYYNYRKLPDALSFFNGKRFVPFVVILWSTIVAILLAIIWPYIQASINNFGLWIAQSQDTAPVLAPFLYGTLERLLLPFGLHHMLTIPINYTQLGGTYEILSGAQAGTQVFGQDPLWLAWATDLVNLKGSGDTSQYNYVLANWTPARFKVGQMIGASGILMGMTLAMYRNVDPDKRSNYKSMYLSAALAVFLTGVTEPLEFMFMFAAVPLYVVYAIIQGAAFAMADIVALRVHSFGNIELLTRTPLAIKAGLGGDLLNFVLCTIVFGVLTYFIANFMIKKFNFATPGRNGNYDNNESQADSTTNNAQSADGIDPQIIDIVHLLGGKENIVDVDACMTRLRVSVTDKNKVGTEDAWKKAGAMGLIVKDNGVQAVYGPKADVLKSDIQDLLDSGVTIPAPQQAEPLAPTPNSSAYLGLTKTIVPVAHGEVIAIDQVDDPVFSQKMMGDGFAVIPIDETIYAPITGVITSIFPSKHALGIQTDEGIEVLIHMGLDTIEMKDSAFTILVTEGQKVTAGDTIATADLEKITAAGKQTTMIVVFTNREQINAFHLDKVGKQDPGTAIGRLDI; encoded by the coding sequence ATGAAAAAGTTACTAAGTTTCGAATTTTGGCAAAAGTTTGGCAAAGCATTGATGGTCGTCATTGCCGTGATGCCAGCCGCAGGGTTAATGATCAGTATCGGGAAAACAATCCCTCTGATCAATCCAGATTGGACAGCACTAGCTACAACAGGCGGTGTTATCGAAAACATTGGTTGGGGCGTCATCAGCAACTTACATATCTTGTTCGCACTTGCGATCGGTGGTAGTTGGGCGAAAGAGCGCGCAGGTGGGGCATTTGCTGCTGGGCTTTCATTTATTTTGATCAATCGCATCACTGGTTCGATTTTTGGTGTAACTAGTGATATGTTAGCCGATGACAAAACGTTTACGCACACATTGTTTGGCACGAAAATCATGGTTAAAGGTTTCTTCACTAGCGTTTTAGAAGCACCCGCCTTAAATATGGGTGTTTTCGTGGGGATCATTGCTGGTTTCGTTGGCGCAATGGCGTTCAACAAATACTACAATTACCGTAAACTACCTGATGCTCTTTCGTTTTTCAACGGCAAGCGCTTTGTACCATTCGTTGTGATCCTTTGGTCAACGATCGTTGCGATTCTTTTAGCAATTATTTGGCCTTACATTCAAGCCAGCATCAACAATTTCGGACTTTGGATCGCTCAATCTCAAGATACCGCACCAGTTCTCGCACCATTTTTATATGGAACATTAGAGCGTTTACTCCTACCGTTCGGCTTGCATCATATGTTGACGATCCCGATCAACTATACCCAATTAGGCGGAACCTATGAAATCTTATCTGGCGCACAGGCTGGAACACAAGTATTCGGGCAAGATCCGTTATGGTTAGCTTGGGCAACTGATTTAGTCAATTTAAAAGGCTCTGGTGATACATCACAATACAATTATGTCTTAGCAAACTGGACGCCCGCTCGTTTCAAAGTTGGACAAATGATTGGTGCTTCTGGGATTTTGATGGGAATGACACTGGCGATGTATCGTAATGTCGACCCTGATAAACGTTCAAACTATAAATCAATGTACCTTTCAGCCGCTTTAGCCGTGTTCCTAACAGGAGTGACTGAACCTTTAGAATTTATGTTTATGTTTGCAGCAGTGCCATTATATGTTGTTTACGCCATCATCCAAGGTGCGGCATTCGCTATGGCAGACATCGTAGCATTACGTGTTCATTCATTCGGAAACATTGAACTTTTGACCCGAACACCCTTAGCCATAAAGGCTGGTCTAGGCGGAGATTTGTTGAATTTTGTTCTTTGCACTATTGTATTCGGCGTGTTGACTTATTTTATCGCCAATTTCATGATCAAAAAATTCAACTTTGCTACACCAGGTAGAAATGGCAATTACGATAACAATGAGTCTCAAGCTGATTCAACAACGAACAACGCTCAAAGCGCGGACGGAATCGATCCTCAAATCATCGATATCGTTCATCTGCTAGGCGGAAAAGAAAATATCGTGGATGTTGATGCGTGTATGACCCGGTTACGTGTCAGTGTCACTGATAAGAATAAAGTTGGAACAGAGGATGCTTGGAAAAAAGCTGGCGCTATGGGATTGATCGTAAAAGATAATGGCGTTCAAGCCGTTTACGGACCGAAAGCTGACGTGTTAAAATCAGATATTCAAGACCTATTAGATTCAGGTGTTACAATTCCCGCACCACAGCAAGCTGAACCACTCGCTCCGACACCAAACAGCTCAGCTTATCTCGGTCTCACAAAAACGATCGTGCCTGTGGCTCATGGTGAAGTAATCGCAATTGATCAAGTAGACGATCCTGTCTTTTCACAAAAAATGATGGGTGATGGCTTCGCCGTTATCCCTATAGATGAAACAATTTATGCACCGATCACGGGTGTGATCACCAGCATTTTCCCTTCTAAACACGCATTAGGTATTCAAACCGACGAAGGTATCGAAGTGCTGATCCATATGGGGCTTGATACAATCGAAATGAAAGATTCTGCCTTTACAATCCTAGTAACAGAGGGACAAAAAGTCACTGCAGGTGACACAATCGCCACAGCTGATTTAGAAAAAATCACAGCCGCCGGTAAACAAACCACTATGATCGTTGTCTTTACAAACCGTGAACAGATCAATGCATTCCATTTAGATAAAGTCGGCAAACAAGATCCTGGAACTGCCATCGGACGTTTAGACATTTAA
- a CDS encoding maltose phosphorylase, translating to MKHLFEIDPWKIATHQLERNERRLQESLTSMGNGYMGMRGNFEEHYTGDHHQGTYLAGVWYPDKTRVGWWKNGYPEYFGKVINAVDFIAMDILVNGKTVDLGIQEPKDFYLELDMHNGLLTRTFTLETEEAKVKFRFERFLSIVQQELAVIRVTVEVLEGVADIQISSKIDGDVRNEDSNYDEMFWEAQQSGFEDAIGFLTTKTIPNPFGIEQFSVTAAMKHVTEAKAGVAETEPLIVQQSFQAKLQANESITLEKQVIVLTSRDIPETQQQEKAVQLLKQVTKTFDELLNEQNDAWAKRWALADVVIEGDDAAQQGIRFNLFQLFTTYYGEDERLNIGPKGFTGEKYGGATYWDTEAYAVPLYLALAKPEVTKNLLKYRYNQLEQAKHNARQQGLAGALYPMVTFTGIECHNEWEITFEEIHRNGAIAYAIYNYVNYTGDTDYLKNEGLQVLTEIARFWADRVHFSKRTGKYMIHGVTGPNEYENNINNNWYTNTIATWVLQYTLEHYTKYQAETSVDISKEEQAHWQEIIDNMYYPFDEELGVFVQHDTFLDKDLMPRTALSSEDLPLNQHWSWDRILRSCFIKQADVLQGIYFFGERFSRAEKERNFLFYEPMTVHESSLSPSVHAVLAAELGMEEKAVEMYQRTARLDLDNYNNDTEDGLHITSMTGSWLAIVQGFAQMKTADEKLSFAPFLPSTWTSYAFHVNYRGRLLYVTVDQEKVRLQLVSGAELPLTVYGDKQVLADELVIEMEKVNTHV from the coding sequence ATGAAGCATTTATTTGAAATAGACCCATGGAAAATTGCCACACATCAATTAGAACGCAACGAACGTCGTCTTCAAGAATCGCTAACATCAATGGGAAACGGTTATATGGGGATGCGAGGGAATTTTGAAGAACACTATACAGGTGATCATCATCAAGGAACCTATTTAGCCGGTGTTTGGTATCCTGACAAGACCAGAGTTGGTTGGTGGAAAAATGGCTATCCTGAATATTTTGGGAAAGTTATCAATGCAGTGGATTTTATCGCAATGGATATTCTTGTGAATGGGAAAACGGTTGACTTAGGTATACAAGAACCAAAAGATTTTTATTTAGAATTAGATATGCATAACGGGTTGTTGACACGTACATTTACTCTTGAAACTGAGGAGGCAAAAGTTAAATTCCGATTTGAACGTTTTTTAAGTATTGTGCAACAAGAACTGGCTGTGATTCGGGTAACGGTAGAAGTTCTTGAGGGTGTAGCAGATATTCAAATCAGCTCAAAAATCGATGGAGATGTTCGCAATGAAGATAGCAATTATGATGAAATGTTTTGGGAAGCCCAACAATCTGGTTTCGAAGATGCCATCGGCTTTTTAACGACTAAGACGATTCCAAATCCATTTGGTATTGAACAGTTTAGTGTAACGGCCGCAATGAAACATGTGACAGAGGCCAAAGCAGGTGTGGCTGAAACGGAACCTTTAATCGTACAACAATCATTTCAAGCGAAGCTACAAGCAAATGAATCAATCACGCTAGAAAAACAAGTAATCGTGTTGACTAGCCGTGATATTCCAGAAACGCAACAACAAGAAAAAGCAGTTCAACTACTGAAGCAAGTAACTAAAACCTTCGATGAATTACTGAATGAGCAAAATGACGCCTGGGCGAAGCGTTGGGCACTTGCTGACGTTGTGATTGAAGGAGACGATGCAGCACAGCAAGGCATCCGGTTTAATTTATTCCAATTATTTACCACCTATTATGGAGAAGATGAACGGTTGAACATTGGGCCAAAAGGCTTTACAGGTGAAAAGTATGGCGGTGCCACTTATTGGGATACAGAAGCGTATGCTGTTCCTTTATATTTAGCTTTGGCAAAACCAGAAGTCACAAAAAATTTATTGAAATACCGCTATAACCAATTAGAGCAAGCGAAACATAATGCGCGTCAACAAGGATTAGCTGGTGCTTTATATCCAATGGTGACCTTCACAGGAATTGAATGCCACAATGAATGGGAAATCACCTTTGAAGAAATCCACCGAAATGGTGCCATTGCGTATGCTATCTACAATTATGTGAATTATACTGGAGATACTGATTATCTAAAAAATGAAGGACTACAAGTTCTAACGGAAATCGCACGTTTTTGGGCAGATCGCGTGCATTTTTCTAAACGTACTGGAAAATACATGATCCATGGTGTGACAGGACCAAATGAATATGAAAATAATATCAACAACAATTGGTACACAAATACGATCGCAACGTGGGTATTACAATATACTTTAGAGCATTACACGAAATACCAAGCAGAAACATCGGTTGATATTAGCAAAGAAGAGCAAGCGCATTGGCAAGAAATCATTGATAATATGTATTATCCATTTGATGAAGAGTTAGGCGTTTTTGTCCAACATGATACCTTCTTAGATAAAGATTTAATGCCGAGAACAGCATTATCATCAGAGGACTTACCGTTAAATCAACATTGGTCGTGGGATCGTATTTTACGTTCTTGCTTTATCAAGCAAGCAGACGTATTACAAGGGATTTATTTCTTTGGCGAACGTTTTTCACGAGCAGAAAAAGAGCGGAATTTCTTGTTTTATGAACCGATGACGGTGCATGAATCTTCTTTATCGCCAAGTGTTCACGCCGTTTTAGCGGCAGAACTCGGGATGGAAGAAAAAGCGGTAGAAATGTATCAACGAACAGCTCGTTTAGATTTAGATAATTACAACAACGATACGGAAGATGGTTTGCATATCACGTCAATGACAGGCAGTTGGCTTGCGATCGTGCAAGGATTTGCGCAAATGAAGACAGCTGATGAGAAACTAAGTTTTGCACCGTTTTTACCAAGTACATGGACAAGCTATGCCTTTCATGTGAATTATCGAGGGCGTTTGCTTTATGTGACTGTGGATCAAGAAAAGGTTCGTTTACAGCTTGTTTCAGGAGCAGAGTTGCCGCTTACTGTATATGGAGATAAGCAGGTTTTAGCCGATGAATTAGTGATCGAAATGGAAAAGGTGAATACGCATGTTTAA
- a CDS encoding beta-phosphoglucomutase — protein sequence MFKGVLFDLDGVLTDTAEYHYQAWQRLGKEIGITIDRAFNEELKGVSREDSLTLLLAHGGKTNDFTSEQFAELAKRKNEYYVEMIQQVSPKDVYPGILALLQDLKKQGIKISLASASKNGPFLLEKMALMPYFDGIADPSAVAKGKPAPEIFQLAAKNVGLTAAECIGIEDAKAGIQAIIASCALPIGVGRSEDLGTDIALVASTKELTLDFLLSVWQSAKVND from the coding sequence ATGTTTAAAGGTGTTTTATTTGATTTAGATGGTGTGTTGACCGATACAGCCGAATACCACTATCAAGCGTGGCAACGGTTAGGTAAAGAAATCGGCATCACGATTGATCGCGCGTTTAATGAAGAGTTGAAAGGTGTGAGTCGTGAAGATTCATTGACATTATTACTAGCTCATGGCGGGAAAACCAATGACTTCACTTCGGAACAATTCGCTGAACTAGCAAAGCGGAAAAATGAGTACTACGTAGAAATGATCCAGCAAGTTAGCCCGAAGGATGTTTATCCAGGGATTCTGGCGTTGTTACAAGACTTAAAAAAACAAGGAATCAAAATTTCATTGGCCTCTGCTAGTAAAAATGGTCCATTTCTATTGGAGAAAATGGCGTTGATGCCCTACTTTGACGGTATTGCTGATCCAAGTGCAGTTGCAAAAGGTAAACCTGCCCCTGAGATTTTTCAATTAGCGGCCAAAAATGTTGGCTTGACAGCTGCAGAATGTATCGGAATCGAAGATGCCAAAGCGGGAATTCAAGCGATTATTGCGAGCTGTGCTTTGCCGATTGGTGTAGGACGTTCAGAAGATCTTGGAACGGATATCGCGCTGGTTGCTTCTACGAAAGAATTGACGCTTGATTTCTTGCTATCTGTCTGGCAATCAGCAAAAGTGAATGATTGA